The following proteins are co-located in the Dromiciops gliroides isolate mDroGli1 chromosome 2, mDroGli1.pri, whole genome shotgun sequence genome:
- the LOC122739281 gene encoding 60S ribosomal protein L12-like, which produces MPPKFDPNEIKVVFLRCTGGEVGVTSALVPQIGPFGLSPKKVVDDIAKATSDWKGLRITVKLTIQNRQAQTEVVLSASALIIRDLKEPPRDRKKQKNIKHSGNISLNEIINIARQMRH; this is translated from the coding sequence ATGCCACCCAAGTTTGACCCTAACGAAATTAAAGTTGTGTTTTTAAGGTGCACTGGTGGTGAAGTTGGTGTCACATCTGCTCTGGTCCCCCAAATTGGTCCCTTTGGTTTGTCTCCCAAAAAGGTTGTTGATGACATTGCCAAGGCAACTAGTGACTGGAAAGGGCTAAGGATCACAGTGAAACTTACCATTCAGAACAGACAGGCCCAGACTGAGGTTGTGCTTTCCGCTTCAGCCTTGATCATCAGAGACCTAAAGGAACCTCCTAGggacagaaagaagcagaaaaacatTAAACACAGTGGAAACATCAGTCTCAATGAGATCATCAACATTGCTCGACAGATGAGGCATTGA